In Rhodococcus sp. OK302, one genomic interval encodes:
- a CDS encoding mycofactocin-coupled SDR family oxidoreductase translates to MSSLAGKVAYVTGAARGQGRSHAVRMAQAGADIVAVDVCGPVAEFSGYPMAEPADLEETARLIEAEGRKVLTRQLDVRDLAAQQAVVAEIIETFGRLDIVVANAGVCNWGRLWEISAEQFQETVDINLTGVWNTIRATVPAMIEAGNGGSIITVGSSASVKAPPGCGHYAAAKFGVVGLTKALAVELGEFGIRANVVLPYGTNTALGTDTSMYKLFEKYPTYVYSYPPNLLKTDGLIEPAEISEAVVWLASDASAVITGAQIPVDKGFLAR, encoded by the coding sequence ATGAGCTCACTTGCAGGAAAAGTTGCGTATGTTACGGGAGCGGCTCGCGGACAAGGCCGTTCGCATGCAGTCCGCATGGCGCAGGCTGGGGCCGATATCGTGGCCGTCGACGTGTGCGGTCCGGTCGCGGAGTTCAGCGGCTACCCGATGGCCGAGCCTGCGGACCTCGAGGAGACTGCGCGGTTGATCGAGGCGGAAGGGCGCAAGGTCCTCACCCGGCAACTCGACGTGCGGGACCTCGCGGCCCAGCAGGCGGTCGTCGCCGAGATCATCGAAACGTTCGGTCGCCTCGACATCGTGGTCGCCAACGCGGGGGTGTGCAATTGGGGCCGTCTCTGGGAGATCTCGGCCGAGCAGTTCCAGGAGACCGTCGACATCAACCTGACCGGTGTGTGGAACACGATCCGGGCGACGGTGCCCGCGATGATCGAGGCCGGCAACGGCGGATCCATCATCACGGTCGGCTCGTCGGCCAGCGTGAAAGCGCCTCCCGGTTGCGGGCACTACGCCGCCGCAAAGTTCGGGGTCGTGGGCCTGACAAAGGCTTTGGCGGTGGAGTTGGGCGAGTTCGGCATTCGTGCGAATGTTGTTCTGCCGTACGGAACCAACACGGCACTGGGAACTGACACTTCGATGTACAAGCTCTTCGAAAAGTACCCCACGTACGTCTACAGTTACCCGCCGAACCTGCTCAAGACCGACGGGTTGATTGAGCCGGCTGAGATCTCGGAAGCTGTTGTGTGGCTTGCAAGCGACGCGTCGGCCGTGATCACCGGAGCACAGATACCGGTGGACAAGGGGTTCCTCGCTCGCTGA
- a CDS encoding carboxymuconolactone decarboxylase family protein produces the protein MNIDIPEGKDPLAYVWGEMVPGIGPAAAALSQNVYSKSSFGLREFEAARLRIAQINGCITCQDWRTKRDGEIVESTFAEAVTDWRTTDAFDDRTRLAAEYAERYAIDHHNLDDEFWKRMSAHYSQAEIVELSMCLGSWLASGRLNHVLGLDMVCALPSSES, from the coding sequence ATGAACATCGACATTCCTGAAGGCAAAGATCCTCTGGCTTATGTGTGGGGAGAGATGGTTCCGGGCATCGGTCCGGCGGCGGCGGCCCTATCTCAAAACGTCTACAGCAAAAGCTCTTTCGGTCTTCGAGAGTTCGAGGCCGCACGTCTGCGTATCGCGCAGATCAACGGATGCATCACGTGCCAGGACTGGCGCACGAAACGTGACGGCGAAATTGTGGAGTCCACTTTTGCCGAAGCCGTCACGGATTGGCGTACTACTGACGCCTTCGACGACAGGACCCGTTTGGCCGCGGAATACGCCGAGCGGTATGCCATCGATCATCACAACCTCGACGACGAGTTCTGGAAGCGTATGAGCGCCCACTACTCTCAGGCCGAAATCGTCGAGCTGAGTATGTGCCTCGGATCGTGGTTGGCCTCAGGTCGGCTCAACCACGTCCTCGGCCTCGACATGGTGTGTGCGTTGCCCAGCAGCGAATCTTAA